From Solwaraspora sp. WMMD1047, the proteins below share one genomic window:
- a CDS encoding transposase translates to MAVDIRATLALFDHACRTSDELIAHLTEAFLPPPPTAGTYLSFPGCGALTGARLLAEIGDDPNRFATARGLRAYAGLAPLTWQSGTSRQVTHRRVCNRRLKTACHRWAFSALTRSPGSRRLYDRRRAAGDSYASALRHVAARLLSGLHHCLTTGDVYDERAAFPNNDPAPR, encoded by the coding sequence ATGGCCGTCGACATCCGCGCGACCCTCGCCCTGTTCGACCACGCCTGCCGGACCAGCGACGAACTCATCGCCCACCTGACCGAGGCGTTCCTCCCCCCCCCCCCCACGGCCGGCACCTACCTATCGTTCCCCGGCTGCGGCGCGTTGACCGGTGCCCGGCTGCTCGCCGAGATCGGCGACGACCCCAACCGGTTCGCCACAGCCCGAGGCCTCCGCGCCTACGCCGGCCTGGCGCCGTTGACCTGGCAGAGCGGCACCAGCCGGCAGGTCACCCACCGGCGGGTCTGCAACCGCCGCCTCAAGACCGCCTGCCACCGGTGGGCATTCTCCGCGCTGACCCGATCACCCGGCTCCCGGCGCCTGTACGACCGGCGCCGCGCCGCCGGCGACAGCTACGCCAGCGCGCTGCGCCACGTCGCGGCCCGCCTACTCAGCGGCCTGCACCACTGCCTGACCACCGGCGACGTGTACGACGAACGTGCCGCCTTCCCGAACAACGACCCGGCGCCGAGATGA
- a CDS encoding DddA-like double-stranded DNA deaminase toxin: MADNETTAGADPTTTRAAGAELPVEPMVRIGVRLRAAVADVRAAAATANQVARRLTETAARLQEHLRGAAGPSVDHLSTALRVATARARQGAASARAGADAVEAYMTSIGVPLKAQSPPPKPGGVAGTPTFPAGVAAAAAILRSLLPRGSKVAGMLLSPDGRTRSKPIWSGGDGPGAGAPGLRRDSALRWHQMAAATQHVEGHAAAILRRPAAPAEAILVVSAPPCGGPKGCHRRLAEMLPVGTTLRVYVAGDGDTPTWWADYHGNGRGTT, translated from the coding sequence GTGGCCGACAATGAGACGACAGCAGGGGCGGATCCGACAACGACGCGTGCGGCAGGGGCTGAACTGCCCGTGGAACCGATGGTGCGCATTGGTGTGCGGCTACGCGCCGCCGTGGCCGACGTCCGAGCCGCCGCCGCCACAGCGAACCAGGTAGCGCGTCGACTGACCGAGACCGCCGCCCGATTGCAGGAACATCTACGCGGCGCGGCGGGCCCGTCTGTCGATCACCTCAGCACCGCGCTCCGGGTCGCGACGGCCAGAGCGCGGCAGGGGGCGGCGTCCGCCCGGGCCGGCGCGGACGCGGTCGAGGCCTACATGACCAGCATCGGTGTGCCCCTGAAAGCCCAGAGCCCGCCACCGAAACCTGGTGGCGTGGCCGGAACCCCCACCTTCCCGGCTGGCGTGGCCGCGGCCGCGGCGATCCTGCGGTCGTTGCTGCCGCGCGGCAGCAAGGTCGCGGGCATGCTGTTGAGCCCGGACGGCCGCACCCGAAGTAAGCCGATCTGGAGCGGTGGGGACGGACCCGGCGCCGGCGCGCCCGGCCTACGCCGCGACTCCGCGCTGCGCTGGCACCAGATGGCCGCCGCCACGCAGCACGTCGAGGGCCACGCCGCGGCGATTCTGCGCCGACCCGCCGCTCCCGCCGAGGCGATCCTCGTCGTGTCCGCACCCCCTTGCGGCGGCCCGAAAGGCTGCCACCGGCGCCTGGCCGAGATGCTGCCCGTCGGCACCACGCTGCGGGTGTACGTTGCCGGTGACGGCGACACCCCCACCTGGTGGGCCGACTACCACGGCAATGGGAGAGGAACGACATGA
- the fxlM gene encoding methyltransferase, FxLD system: MDLDPEHDTEPAPDAMPGSRWRQINLTFADWQAAERYAATRLAPALAAAEDTGIISAFWFIRKSETWRLRLLPGDHLATVYALLADLTDDDRIHTVAEPLYRPEAYAFGGDQAMTIAHTLFHTDSRHILDHLAAGGGHRRELGVLLATRLMRAAGLEFSEQGDVWRHLAARRHQPNAPTPGPPLIAAVQRLLTATDDTPDSPLSTNPRWSKAHQRAGAELGFLDRHGALTRDLRGVLTHHILFLFNRLGIRAADAWLLAAAAVHVTFHHPLDIHIRNQLIGTTDSKVNAVKTSPTTPETSSAAELRERLVTTLKQRGHIRSTAVEQAFRTVPREQFLPDVDLETVYTRRQIVTKRDPNGAALSSASSPSLVADMLEQLDPRPGHRVLEIGAATGINAALLAELTKPGGQVVTIELDQDLADGARAGLARAGYHSVTVICGDGALGHPDDAPYDRVIVTAGAWDILAAWWDQLADHGRIVIPLRVHESGLTRCFAFHRATPTELVSTTTPLVCGFVPMRGTAEHADQHVRLDTDVVLKLDTADQPDRPALARALSHPRHERWTGIQVGDDDSIGHLDLWLLTHTDKPFGRLGVGEIARTSGLVTPAYRWAGAAIYHGGTIAYPAFQPTGDGNHELGAIAHGPDADKLATELTHLLGQWNDAGRPNQPTVTAHRAGTRPAEPGDISRPDTILTISF, encoded by the coding sequence ATGGACCTCGATCCCGAACATGACACCGAGCCGGCACCCGATGCGATGCCGGGCAGCCGGTGGCGCCAAATCAACCTGACCTTCGCCGACTGGCAGGCCGCCGAGAGGTACGCCGCGACCCGGCTCGCCCCCGCGCTCGCCGCCGCCGAGGACACCGGCATCATCAGCGCGTTCTGGTTCATCCGCAAGAGTGAGACGTGGCGGCTGCGGCTGCTGCCCGGTGACCACCTCGCCACCGTGTACGCCCTACTCGCCGACCTCACCGATGACGACCGCATCCATACTGTCGCCGAGCCCCTCTACCGGCCAGAGGCGTACGCCTTCGGCGGCGACCAGGCCATGACAATCGCCCACACCCTCTTTCACACCGACAGCCGCCATATCCTCGACCATCTCGCCGCCGGCGGCGGCCACCGACGCGAACTCGGCGTCCTGCTGGCCACCCGGCTCATGCGCGCCGCCGGGCTGGAGTTCTCCGAACAGGGCGACGTCTGGCGACACCTCGCCGCCCGCCGACACCAGCCGAACGCGCCCACACCAGGCCCTCCGCTGATCGCCGCCGTACAGCGCCTGCTCACCGCCACCGACGACACGCCGGACAGCCCCTTGAGCACCAACCCGCGGTGGTCGAAAGCTCACCAGCGGGCCGGCGCCGAACTCGGCTTCCTCGACCGCCACGGGGCTCTGACCCGTGACCTGCGCGGCGTGCTCACCCACCACATCCTGTTCCTGTTCAACCGGCTCGGCATCCGCGCCGCCGACGCCTGGCTACTCGCGGCAGCAGCCGTCCACGTCACCTTCCACCACCCGCTCGACATCCACATCAGAAATCAACTCATTGGAACGACCGACAGTAAGGTAAATGCGGTGAAAACCTCCCCGACCACACCTGAAACCTCCAGCGCCGCCGAGCTCCGCGAGCGACTCGTCACCACCCTCAAACAACGCGGCCACATCCGCTCCACCGCCGTCGAGCAGGCGTTCCGGACGGTGCCCCGCGAGCAGTTCCTCCCCGACGTCGACCTGGAAACCGTCTACACCCGCCGCCAGATCGTCACCAAACGCGACCCCAACGGTGCCGCGTTGTCGTCGGCGTCAAGCCCCAGCCTCGTGGCCGACATGCTCGAACAGCTCGACCCCCGCCCCGGACACCGCGTCCTGGAGATCGGCGCGGCCACCGGCATCAACGCCGCGCTGCTCGCCGAGCTGACCAAACCCGGCGGCCAGGTCGTCACCATCGAACTCGACCAGGACCTCGCCGACGGCGCCCGCGCCGGCCTCGCCCGCGCCGGCTACCACAGCGTCACGGTGATCTGTGGCGACGGTGCCCTCGGCCACCCGGATGACGCTCCCTATGACCGGGTCATCGTCACTGCCGGAGCCTGGGACATTCTCGCAGCCTGGTGGGACCAGCTGGCCGACCACGGCCGCATCGTCATACCCCTGCGCGTGCACGAGAGCGGCCTGACCCGATGCTTCGCCTTTCACCGCGCCACCCCCACTGAGCTGGTCAGCACCACCACACCGCTGGTCTGCGGGTTCGTTCCCATGCGCGGCACCGCCGAGCACGCCGACCAGCACGTCCGCCTCGACACCGACGTGGTCCTCAAACTCGACACCGCCGACCAACCCGACCGCCCCGCCCTCGCCCGCGCCCTCAGCCACCCTCGGCACGAACGGTGGACGGGTATCCAGGTCGGCGACGACGACTCCATCGGCCACCTCGACCTGTGGCTGCTCACCCATACCGACAAGCCGTTCGGCCGCCTCGGCGTCGGCGAGATTGCCCGCACCAGCGGCCTGGTCACCCCCGCCTACCGATGGGCCGGAGCCGCCATCTACCACGGCGGCACCATCGCCTACCCCGCCTTCCAACCCACCGGCGACGGCAACCACGAACTCGGCGCCATCGCCCACGGACCAGACGCCGACAAGCTCGCCACCGAACTGACCCACCTGCTCGGCCAATGGAACGACGCCGGCCGCCCCAACCAACCCACCGTCACCGCCCACCGCGCAGGAACCCGACCCGCCGAGCCCGGCGACATTAGCCGACCCGACACGATCCTCACCATCTCCTTCTAA
- a CDS encoding helix-turn-helix transcriptional regulator, protein MTDELGVTAARRRLRMTLKAIREQKRYPLEQVRSGMEWSISKIIRIESGAVSISVNDLKVLLDFYDVRDSERIHELLELARLSRRRHWASEYREICSHSYMDFLGYEDDAWRISHFHPLFVPGLLQTEEYARAIIRATATRDMTEAEIESRVRLRMARQQRAFAADRDATIRVAIDESALSRPIGGQEILRHQISLIRNRVLDEQVELVIVPGSLGGHLGLGGPFSLLEFNSEPDPDIVFLDNAPADLALVEETQEVVSYKAAFDFLAREGDTQGRVLARLDDLRLP, encoded by the coding sequence ATGACGGATGAGCTGGGAGTGACGGCCGCGCGCAGACGTCTCCGCATGACCCTGAAGGCGATCAGGGAACAGAAGCGCTACCCGCTTGAACAGGTTCGTTCGGGCATGGAGTGGTCCATCTCCAAGATTATCCGAATAGAGAGCGGTGCGGTCAGTATCAGCGTGAACGACCTGAAAGTGCTGCTCGACTTCTATGACGTCCGTGATTCGGAGCGGATACATGAGCTGTTGGAGTTGGCGCGGCTGTCGCGCCGACGGCACTGGGCAAGCGAGTACCGAGAGATCTGCTCCCACTCCTACATGGACTTCCTCGGTTACGAGGACGACGCCTGGCGGATCAGCCACTTTCATCCGTTGTTCGTACCCGGCCTCCTGCAGACCGAGGAGTATGCCCGCGCTATCATCCGCGCAACAGCCACGCGAGATATGACTGAGGCGGAGATCGAATCCCGTGTGCGATTGCGCATGGCGCGTCAACAACGGGCATTCGCCGCCGATCGAGATGCCACCATCCGCGTCGCCATCGACGAATCCGCGTTGAGCAGGCCAATCGGGGGCCAGGAAATATTGCGACATCAGATCAGCCTTATCCGTAACAGAGTACTGGACGAGCAGGTTGAACTCGTTATCGTTCCCGGAAGTCTGGGGGGGCACCTCGGGCTGGGCGGGCCTTTCTCCCTGCTCGAGTTCAACTCGGAGCCCGACCCTGACATCGTCTTTCTCGACAATGCCCCGGCCGATCTCGCGTTGGTGGAAGAAACACAGGAGGTCGTCTCCTACAAAGCTGCGTTTGACTTCCTCGCTCGGGAAGGCGACACCCAGGGCCGCGTACTGGCCCGACTCGACGACCTGCGCCTGCCCTAG
- a CDS encoding lantibiotic dehydratase — protein MFRALDAAMIRVAAHSWLEGAVPWPHQNDAAGIEAWLRTTWRKIGLAEAIWAASPEFADRVEAVLAAGNLGVDPGWRMVLTVARYLVRAQRRATPFGLFSGVASLRFATAAVSGRPVVQVRPDASWLASLVARLEADPDIRCGLSVQANNLALVRGSRIVVTCRPHAFAPADGTASIRYTEAVRLAVSLTSAPMLWAELVDKVTAGFPEFPRAAAEALVADLVNHGVLICALRPPSTTMDPITHVLDHLDVCHDDGPDKQRTVRARLRALQGRLGASAGGVTDLRGLANEMRCVAAVPQPLAVDLRLGDQVVLPRQVAAEIVTSADVLRRLTPDPAGQPEWRAYHARFVDRYGMAAVVPLAQLVDPMTGLGFPDHVSTANRALAATLSGRDERLLALAQQAVIDGVDEVVLDDAAVRALAGTERDEYLVSPHVDVCAEVRAISLKALDEGRFTVALTGIGRSAMATGGRFLDVLTDAERERMCGEFARLPVAVERAMPAQLSFPPRNLHAQNVLRSRQVLPWLVSLAEHRPVAEDVISLDDLGVAAGRDRLVVVSMSRRRVVEPTVAHAAALHAIPLLGRFLVELPRALDARLKPFDWGAAACLPFRPALRYGRVLLSAARWRVEPARLPGADAGDGEWSAAWEQLRARLGLPRWVQVGSGDQRLRLDLDQAMDRSLLRAHLDASRGPVTIASAAGPEDFGWLSGRAHEVVVPVASTAAPAAVPSAIAVPARWPPPAPAAPVMPGASGVVSASLVVDPSLMELVVLRGLPALLAGWPEPPLWWFVRMRRPFSHLRLRLHTDSYGGAAERVGRWAAGLRQRGVAGDLSLDTYHPESGRYGDGPAMSAAEALFAADSRVALAQIAAKDTTRIDQQALTAASMVDLACAMLGSRSDGCEWLVARPEPSGRSPIDRAVLRQAAILDPTSLPEPIRHAWRDRSRAAARYADALSTSGGCLTPAVVLASLVHLHFVRVHGPDEAAEQVTYRLARHVALASVRRRVRTTGASR, from the coding sequence ATGTTCCGGGCGCTCGATGCCGCCATGATCCGCGTCGCCGCCCATTCGTGGCTCGAAGGCGCGGTGCCTTGGCCACACCAGAACGACGCTGCCGGTATTGAGGCCTGGCTCCGAACGACCTGGCGGAAGATCGGCCTGGCGGAGGCGATCTGGGCGGCCAGCCCCGAGTTCGCAGACCGTGTGGAAGCGGTGCTAGCCGCAGGGAACCTCGGCGTGGACCCGGGCTGGCGGATGGTGTTGACGGTGGCTCGGTACCTGGTACGCGCGCAGCGGCGGGCGACCCCGTTCGGGTTGTTCTCCGGGGTTGCGAGCCTGCGCTTCGCCACGGCGGCCGTGTCGGGGCGGCCGGTGGTCCAGGTGCGGCCGGACGCGAGCTGGCTCGCGTCGCTGGTCGCACGGCTTGAAGCTGATCCGGACATACGCTGCGGTCTGTCTGTGCAAGCGAACAACCTGGCATTGGTTCGTGGCTCCCGGATCGTCGTGACGTGCCGGCCACACGCCTTCGCACCTGCCGACGGCACCGCCTCGATCAGGTACACCGAAGCGGTGCGGCTGGCGGTGTCGCTTACCTCCGCGCCGATGCTCTGGGCTGAGCTGGTCGACAAGGTCACCGCCGGGTTCCCGGAATTCCCACGTGCGGCCGCTGAGGCGCTGGTTGCCGATCTGGTCAACCACGGGGTGTTGATCTGTGCTCTCCGGCCACCGTCAACCACCATGGACCCGATCACCCATGTCCTTGATCATCTAGACGTATGCCACGATGACGGTCCTGACAAGCAGCGAACGGTTCGGGCGCGACTTCGTGCGCTTCAGGGTCGCCTCGGTGCCAGCGCCGGCGGTGTGACGGACCTTCGTGGGCTGGCCAACGAGATGAGATGCGTGGCGGCCGTTCCGCAGCCATTGGCGGTGGATCTTCGGCTAGGGGATCAGGTTGTCCTGCCGAGGCAGGTCGCTGCCGAGATCGTGACGTCAGCGGACGTGTTGCGACGGTTGACGCCGGATCCCGCGGGGCAGCCGGAATGGCGCGCCTACCATGCCCGGTTTGTTGACCGTTACGGGATGGCGGCTGTGGTGCCGCTTGCCCAGCTGGTTGATCCGATGACCGGATTGGGATTCCCGGACCACGTCAGCACCGCGAACCGCGCCCTTGCGGCCACGCTGTCCGGTCGGGATGAGCGCCTGCTGGCGCTGGCGCAGCAGGCGGTGATCGACGGTGTCGATGAGGTGGTTCTCGATGATGCGGCCGTGCGGGCGCTCGCCGGCACCGAGCGCGACGAGTACCTCGTCAGCCCTCACGTCGACGTCTGCGCGGAGGTACGCGCGATCTCGCTGAAAGCGCTGGACGAAGGCCGGTTCACCGTCGCGTTGACGGGTATAGGCCGCTCGGCGATGGCGACCGGCGGACGCTTCCTAGACGTGCTCACCGACGCTGAGCGGGAGAGGATGTGCGGGGAGTTCGCGCGCCTGCCGGTCGCGGTGGAGAGGGCCATGCCGGCGCAGTTGAGCTTCCCGCCGCGGAATCTGCATGCCCAGAATGTGCTCCGCTCCCGGCAGGTACTCCCGTGGCTGGTCAGTCTGGCCGAGCACCGCCCGGTTGCCGAGGACGTGATCAGCCTGGATGACCTCGGTGTGGCCGCCGGGAGGGATCGGCTGGTTGTGGTGTCGATGTCGCGGCGGCGGGTGGTCGAGCCGACCGTGGCGCATGCCGCCGCCCTGCACGCCATTCCGTTGCTGGGCCGTTTTCTCGTGGAGTTGCCACGAGCGTTGGACGCCCGGCTCAAGCCGTTCGACTGGGGCGCTGCGGCCTGTCTGCCGTTTCGGCCAGCGTTGCGGTACGGCCGGGTTCTCCTGTCCGCGGCGCGGTGGCGTGTCGAACCGGCACGGCTGCCCGGTGCGGATGCGGGCGACGGCGAATGGTCGGCGGCCTGGGAGCAGTTGCGGGCGAGGCTGGGGCTGCCGCGATGGGTGCAGGTTGGCAGTGGCGACCAGCGGCTTCGGCTCGACCTCGATCAGGCGATGGACCGGTCTCTGCTACGTGCCCATCTGGACGCCAGCCGCGGACCAGTGACCATCGCTTCGGCGGCCGGTCCGGAGGACTTCGGCTGGCTGTCCGGGCGTGCTCACGAAGTCGTCGTGCCGGTCGCCTCCACGGCAGCTCCAGCTGCGGTGCCGTCCGCGATCGCCGTACCAGCCAGGTGGCCGCCGCCTGCTCCGGCCGCGCCGGTCATGCCCGGGGCGAGCGGCGTGGTGTCCGCGTCGCTGGTCGTCGACCCGTCGCTGATGGAGTTGGTCGTGCTGCGAGGACTTCCGGCGCTGCTCGCCGGTTGGCCCGAGCCGCCGTTGTGGTGGTTCGTCCGCATGCGTCGTCCGTTCTCGCACCTGCGGCTGCGGTTGCACACCGATAGCTACGGCGGGGCGGCGGAACGAGTCGGCCGGTGGGCCGCAGGGCTTCGGCAGCGCGGTGTTGCCGGCGATCTGAGCCTGGACACCTATCACCCCGAGTCCGGCCGGTACGGCGACGGCCCAGCGATGTCCGCCGCCGAGGCGTTGTTCGCTGCTGACTCCCGCGTTGCCCTGGCCCAGATAGCGGCGAAAGACACAACGAGGATCGACCAGCAGGCGCTCACCGCCGCGAGCATGGTCGACCTGGCCTGCGCGATGTTGGGCAGCCGCAGCGACGGCTGCGAATGGCTTGTCGCCCGGCCGGAGCCGTCCGGACGGTCACCGATCGACCGAGCCGTCCTGCGGCAAGCGGCCATCCTCGACCCGACGTCCCTGCCTGAGCCGATCCGGCATGCCTGGCGGGACCGGTCTCGGGCTGCTGCCCGGTACGCCGACGCGTTGTCCACCTCCGGTGGCTGCCTCACTCCCGCCGTGGTGCTCGCGTCGCTGGTGCACCTGCACTTCGTTCGCGTTCACGGTCCCGACGAGGCCGCCGAGCAGGTCACGTATCGGCTGGCCCGCCACGTCGCGCTGGCATCGGTACGCCGCCGTGTTCGCACCACAGGAGCCTCCCGATGA
- a CDS encoding lanthionine synthetase C family protein: MTTTLLTTPLLRAAETMASCITATLAEPPSPDSAADDHGPRSARWYAQSLSKGAAGVAILHGVRAQTGHGGWEPVHAWLRRATAHELNNGSGAGLWFGVPAVTHALTTAMPHARPAALDALDHAVADLTRRRLATAEARLAAGARPSVSEFDLVRGLTGLGAHLLRRDPHGHLLPRVLAYLVELTEPVHADDEAGRLAPGWWSADPPDPASRVPGGHANHGMAHGITGPLALLALATRRRISVPGQAEAIGRICTWLDRWRQASPTGPWWPEKVTVTELHAGQPAAAEPARPSWCYGTPGVARAQQLAGIALGDTARQQAAEDALARCLADPVQLGKIIDPSLCHGWSGLAATVWYAAADSRSTGLPTAVPQVMRLLIRYATDPTPARSGLISGPAGIALTLHTFATGTSIPWATSLLIN, encoded by the coding sequence ATGACCACCACCCTGCTGACCACTCCGCTACTACGCGCGGCCGAGACGATGGCCTCGTGTATCACCGCCACCCTGGCCGAGCCGCCATCCCCGGATTCCGCGGCGGACGACCACGGGCCACGCAGCGCCCGCTGGTACGCCCAATCGCTGTCCAAGGGTGCCGCCGGAGTGGCGATCCTGCACGGGGTGCGCGCGCAGACGGGGCACGGCGGATGGGAACCGGTCCACGCGTGGCTGCGCCGCGCGACCGCCCACGAGTTGAACAACGGCAGCGGAGCCGGACTGTGGTTCGGTGTACCCGCTGTCACCCACGCGTTGACCACGGCCATGCCACACGCCCGCCCGGCAGCCCTGGACGCGCTCGACCACGCCGTCGCGGACCTGACCCGGCGCCGGCTGGCCACCGCCGAAGCCCGCCTCGCCGCGGGTGCCCGACCCTCGGTGTCGGAGTTCGATCTCGTCCGCGGACTGACCGGCCTGGGAGCCCACCTGCTCCGCCGCGACCCGCACGGACATCTGCTCCCCCGGGTGCTGGCGTACCTGGTAGAGCTCACCGAACCGGTCCACGCCGACGACGAGGCAGGCCGACTCGCACCCGGTTGGTGGAGCGCCGACCCACCCGATCCCGCAAGTCGGGTGCCGGGCGGGCATGCCAACCACGGCATGGCGCACGGCATCACCGGCCCCTTGGCTCTCCTCGCCCTGGCTACGCGCCGCCGCATCAGCGTGCCGGGACAGGCCGAGGCGATCGGCCGGATCTGCACCTGGCTGGACAGGTGGCGGCAGGCCAGCCCGACCGGGCCGTGGTGGCCGGAGAAGGTCACCGTCACGGAGCTGCACGCCGGGCAGCCTGCCGCAGCCGAACCTGCCCGGCCGTCCTGGTGCTACGGCACCCCGGGCGTGGCCCGCGCCCAACAGCTCGCCGGAATCGCCCTCGGCGACACCGCCCGGCAGCAGGCAGCCGAAGATGCCCTGGCCCGCTGCCTGGCCGACCCCGTCCAGCTCGGCAAGATCATCGATCCGTCGTTGTGCCACGGCTGGTCCGGCCTCGCCGCCACCGTCTGGTACGCCGCGGCTGACTCCCGCTCCACCGGTCTGCCAACCGCCGTGCCGCAGGTGATGCGCCTGCTGATCAGGTACGCCACCGACCCCACCCCGGCGCGATCCGGCCTGATCTCAGGCCCCGCTGGAATCGCCCTCACGCTGCACACCTTCGCCACCGGCACCAGCATCCCCTGGGCCACCAGTCTCCTGATCAACTAG
- a CDS encoding transposase, whose amino-acid sequence MMGDKPPRFICGIDWSEGLNDVAVVDRSAVVVARARVPTSPQGMRDLFALLNGLRASHTHGRRQVPVGIETTQGLLVHALRAKGQPVFHVPPSAVAGYRRRISPARKHPTGPTRS is encoded by the coding sequence ATGATGGGGGACAAGCCGCCACGGTTCATCTGCGGCATCGACTGGTCGGAGGGCCTCAACGACGTCGCGGTTGTCGACCGGTCGGCGGTGGTGGTCGCCCGCGCGCGGGTGCCGACCTCACCGCAGGGGATGAGGGACCTGTTCGCGCTGCTCAACGGGCTGCGTGCCAGCCACACCCACGGCCGGCGGCAGGTGCCGGTCGGGATCGAAACCACCCAGGGTCTACTCGTCCACGCGCTGCGAGCCAAAGGACAGCCGGTATTTCACGTTCCGCCGAGCGCGGTCGCCGGATACCGGCGCCGGATCTCACCCGCACGCAAACATCCGACAGGTCCGACGCGGAGCTGA
- a CDS encoding Imm1 family immunity protein, whose product MSGAWRLYWGADNTAQATSTDDIDAVLDRIAAAGAYIVDVTAAGDDDAGVQIGVGHPDRATVLIFDDDGGYAYQPELPAWPEPIDFDYGGQSTSYPPSRTRITPANARHTIRTYLTTGNAPTPIHLDQET is encoded by the coding sequence ATGAGCGGCGCCTGGCGGCTGTACTGGGGAGCCGACAACACCGCCCAGGCGACCAGTACCGACGACATCGACGCGGTCCTTGACCGGATCGCGGCCGCCGGGGCGTACATCGTCGACGTCACCGCGGCCGGGGACGACGACGCCGGTGTCCAGATCGGCGTCGGGCACCCCGACCGGGCGACCGTGCTCATCTTCGACGACGACGGCGGCTACGCCTACCAACCCGAACTGCCCGCCTGGCCGGAACCGATCGACTTCGACTACGGTGGCCAATCCACCAGCTACCCGCCGTCGCGCACCAGGATCACACCCGCGAACGCCCGTCACACCATCCGCACCTACCTGACCACGGGAAACGCACCGACCCCGATCCACCTCGACCAGGAGACCTGA